Below is a genomic region from Xiphophorus couchianus chromosome 9, X_couchianus-1.0, whole genome shotgun sequence.
TCCAAAACATCAGCGTGCTTTAAATGGCATATTACGCCGCAAAAAGCAGTGGAAGGAAATGATACAAGATTTTCAGTGTTCAATAAAAACCTGTCCGTTTTAGTTGTTCCAGAAAACACGTTTTCATGCTAAGTGAAAATGAGTTATTCACGTGTGTAGAAGTTGGCGTAAATGAAGCCGAGTGGCAATCAGGGGATTATTGGTTTCAGCTGGCTGGAGGCCGACATCCTGATTCTCAAGAATTTGACCCAGGATAAATGTGTctggcaggaaaaaacaaaaacaaaaaaacaccccaAGTCATTAAGTtacaatgaaattattttagtcAATATGAATACTGAAAGAAAACTACTTAGATAGATTTATGTCGTTACCGTTAGAAAACCAGAGTAATTTTACATAACTTTTTTATCGCAGTAAAGCTGAATCTGGATCTGGATGTAAAGAGCAAGTTTGGCTCATTAAAATCGGCAGCATTCCTCCGAAATGTTAACACACACAGGAGTTCAATAGAGGGCCGTGGTTAGAAATTAATGACTAAAATACAATTGACATGTTTCTTGCCTATAGGCAACACCATAGGACGTATATATACGTCCTATGGTGTTGCGACAGGAACCGAGTCGAAGGGTGAAACttaaaactacatttcccagaatcCCAGCTGGACATTTCTGAGGAGGAGTCGTGCGGTGTTTACCGTGGTCTGCCGTTGACTCGccgctcaaaaaaaaaaaaacacattcctgACAGTAAACACGTGTTTCATTCACACACTGACATGTTCTGCTTGTGCATTATTAATGTGGGCTTAATGTGGTTTGGCTTTTAGTTTAGCGAtcattttgggggttttattttgaaattattcacGTGTAGATACGTTAAAAGCAAACAACGAAAGAAAACTGGCAGAGAGGACCGAGATGTGACGCACTCCGCCCAGTGTGGTGTATATTTCAGAGTGGGTTCTCCACGGTTGATGTGAAAACTGTTCCGGGATTTTATTGTGATAGTCCGCACAGGATTTTGGGCGACGCGCGCTTGGAAACTTAACTTCGAGCCTTATTATGGGTACGTGGTAGATACCGAGTGGAAACTTCCACACAGAACCTCcagcatttaaaagtaaaaaaagaccaaaataaaaaaatttaaaaaggctGGCAGACACCGGAGAAGACGAGCAGGACGCGGTCACGATGCTTCCACGCAGGCAGGACCACGGGAAGAGAAGGAGCGACGGCGTGCGGAGCGGCTCCGTTGTGAACTTCAGGAGCGCGGGGAGCCCGGGCTCCGTCCGCCGCAGCTCCGCCGTGCTGCCCTCGGTGCTAACCTTCCTGGTGATCGTAGCCTCCGGAGGCCTGCTGCTCATGATAGAGAAAGGAATGCTGAACAGCGTGGAGACACCTTCTCCCCGGGGCAGCGCAAGGCGGCTGGAGCTCGTCGGCGAGACCCGAAAACGCGGTGCAGATGGCGCGGACGTGGACTCCCAGGTACTGCAGCCGTTTTACCTGTATCGATCATCTTCTTCCAGCAATCGAGTTTTAgttactttgattttatttacaaaactgtcaaaataaGTTAATTGAAAggactccccccccccccccccacccccaagtCTTGATtacaaaaagttaaattgtgctttaaactgctttttatGTCGCTAAGTAATTAAGTTCCCATATACCCCTTAAACATGTCCACatatttcaaattcagaaatgccatccaaaaagggaaattaaatgttgtaccTCAAATTTATAATACACTAAACTGTAAAAAGTGCACTATTCATGTGTATCCAGTCGGTCCAGCTCTGTACTCATCTCCTCTCAGGAAACGGAGGCTAAAAAACAGTCAACAGCAAAACTATTGATCGTGGACTTTAAACATCTATTTTTAATGGAAAGATGGCTTGCAAAAGTCACAGTTTAAACAATGTCATAAGTTTGCCACAAGCCGTGTAAAGGGAGCAGCAGAGATATGCtctgattgttttctttacGCCTGTATGCAAACCACTGACAGAAAACCCTTAAGACCCTCATCCCtttagtgaaacatggtggtggggAGGCTTTTCTCCAGCTAGGACATCAGCTTGAAGTTGATCAGATGGAAAGAGCTGAACACAAGgtaatcctgaaagaaaatcttACCAGGCAGCAAATGATTTGAGACTGGGGTTGGAGGTTCATCTCAGACGTGCAACTAGAGCTACAGAGGAATGATTTATGTccaaacatattcatgtgttggCACGGCCCAGTCAGTCTAGACACGAATCCAACTGGgaatttgtggcaagacttgaaaaccagtctgactgagctcaAGCTGTTTAGCAAAGAATGCACAAAAGTTTCTGTCTTTTGATCTTTGCAGATCAAAAGACAGATCTGCAGCTGTAACTTGAGCAaagggtgtgttttttttaaatatacaaagttCTGACAGACTGGCTGAACATAGATGCAtagcacacttttcagatgttaaatttttttttgaaaacagtaTATCCACTTGACTTTCACAATTACCCAAAAACCCAAATAGACGTACATTTGACGTTGCATGAATCAGAAAAAGTTCGACGGGTATGAGTAGTGGCTCgacatttacatttgtttcacCGGGGTTATTCCTTCGCATTTAGATCCTCCAGGAGATCCGCAACCGCACCATCAGGACCATGTGCAGCCAGAAGAACATGCCCCACAGCATCTGGTCCCTGAGCCCCCTGCAGAGGAAGACGGTGCTGCAGCACATCCTGGTGAACGACGAGTACCGCTTCCTCTACTGCTACGTCCCCAAAGTGGCCTGCTCCAACTGGAAGAGAGTCCTGAAGGTCCTGAGCGGAGCCTTGGAGAGCGTGGACGTCAACATCAAGATGGATCACCGCAGCGACTTGCTGTTTCTATCCTCCCTGAAGCCGGAGGAAATCCGCTACCGCCTCAAGCACTACTTCAAGTTCATGTTCGTGCGGGAGCCCATGGAGCGGCTGCTCTCCGCCTACAGGAACAAGTTCGGAGAGATCGAATCCTACCAGAAAAAGTACGGAGCGGAGATCGTGCAGCGCTACAGGAAGGGCCGTGCCAAGGATGCGTCCGTGATGGGAGACGACGTGACCTTCGGAGAGTTTGTCCGTTACTTGTTGGACGAGGACGTGGAGCGCATGAACGAGCACTGGATGCCGATTTACAACTTGTGCCAGCCCTGCGCCGTTTCTTATAACTTCATAGGCTCCTATGAGCACCTTGGAAGGGACTCGGCGTACGTGCTCCAGCGCATCGGCGCGCCACCGTTCGTCAACTTCCCGGAGAGGCAAACATGGTACAAGCCTGTCACCACACAAACGTTACACTATTACTTGTGCACTTTGCCGCAGAAGCTACTCAGGGAACTTCTGCCGAAGTACATTTTAGACTTCTCTCTGTTTGCTTACCCCCTGCCAAACACAACCACTGAGCACTGCCGGCATTAATAGATGTTCCGTTTcctggtttttaaatgtttatatatatatatatagaaattcattttgtattatttttattcctaagGGAAAAAAGAGTATTTTGAGAGATATTAAACATGTACTTCTGATGTCACACCAACCACTAAAGTTTCAAAAATGAACAGACGAGAAAAAGGTCACTGAAACTTGAACTGTTACAGTAAATAGGTCACAATAGACTAAAACACAGTTTCAGCTAAAGTTCATTACAGGCATGAATCTTagtaatttagttattttaatgaCCAGTAGTTTGAACTGTTATTATTGTCAGGTTGGAATGATGAAGCAACATTCAACTTCAAAGAAAGATCAAACAAACGTAATATATAAAATCAACGAGCTGTGGTGAAATATCTGGCTGGATATTTGACCATTCTTCTAACATGGAGTGTTAAAAGTGGTTTTCTGGCATCAATCTGACATTAACATTGTCTGAAAACTGTCAGTAGGTCTGAGGTTGGATTATTGTACTGTGAGAAAACCCACTTATGTCttagtttcaaacattttgttgaattgAGGTGAAGTTTGAAGGTAGTTCACCTTTCATCAGTAATCCATCTAATTTGTGCAATGTACCAGTACCCTTCAAAATCATTCTACCATTTCTGTTAAGAGGACCAGCAGTATACCAGAACCAACTTGATGGCTGCATCTACCCTGTCGCCAAGGTGCAGCTTGCTAAGAGACATTTCACCAAATTTTATGGGATGCATTTTGTACAACTGTGAACATGCGTAGAttagaaaaaaaccctaaaagttcagattttttttttttgcacctaaTTCTGTTCTAAAATTCATTTTGGTGCATGTTGTGTTACAAACCCTCTGccaaaaactaaattacataacttttatacttttaacTCAATCTAATGTTCTAATCTTGGATGGCGATGTCCCTCCCCTCTTACTTCGCACGGAGCATTAAACTGtttaccatccatccatcttcttccgcttatccgaggtcgggtcgcagcttcagaagggaggcccagacttccctctccccggccacttcttccagctcctccgggggaatcccgaggcgttcccaggccagccgagagacatagtccctccagcgtgtcctgggtcttccccggggcctcctcccggtgggacgtgcccggaacacctcaccagtgaggcgtccaggaggcatcctgaccagatgcccaagccacctcaactggctcccctcgatgtgaaggagcagcggctctactctgagtccctcccggatgactgagcttctcaccctatctctaagggagagcccagccaccctacggagaaaacccatttcggccgcttgtatccgcgatctcgttctttcggtcacgacccaaagctcatgaccatagatgagggtgggaacgtagatcgaccggtaaatcgagagctttacCATCTAATGAAActgagaagcttttttttttttttttatcattctttctttttttgatttattttgaatccttttattttacaaataatttataaaaaaaatatatatatatataaaaccaaaaatattaagtATAATCCACAAATCTCAACATTTCAATACTTAAGTGCTTGAGGTTAGGAATGCAATTCATTTTTAGACATGTTTGATCTGCAAATGTACCTGATGCCAACGGCGTGTAAGTCGAgtaagaataagaaaaaaaagtttcacagcagcttttttttcccccatatcCTGAGACATTGTTTGATTAAGTAAACTTTAGCACCATGGAGGTATGCTGCAGGCTACTTCATGCCAAGGTCTGTGGAAGCCTTCATACTTCATGTCCAGACTTAAACTTCAAGTCTGGACATCTGACTCACTGCAACTTCGCTTGTCATTAGCCGTTAATCCTTGAAGCCAACACTCCTAAACAGgagaaagggggggaaaaaagggttTCAGCATTTAGGgtttaaacataataaaaatgtgtcatctGCAATTTGAAACTATGGACTTTATgttaacaaaaaaaccaaacatttatgaCCTTCACCCTGACCAAACCGTACTTGTCTGAGTGTTCATGACTTCGGAGGACGGAGCCTTCTGCTGAAGTGTGGTGAGAGCCGCTGGATGAGTTCTGGAGAGGCGAGCTTTGCAGAGACGAAAATGACAAACCCTGTCTACGCATCTCCTGAACCGCTCTTTCACTGACGAGAGGGGGGACAATGCCACAAATGTTAGGATTAAACCTTTAATCtccatttatttacattcatgCACATGTAGCTGCACAGCAGTTAGCTGAGCTACAAGTATTAAAATCTATAGTGATTAGTAAATTGGGTGTTTGTCAAAAACCATCCGGCGTATTtgagatttattcatttaacttCTGACTGACCAAACTAAATTTACAGccaacatttggaaaaaaccaaaagaaatccCACCCATTTTCaacatatatttaataaatgatacaaaaatacacccattttgcatttaattaacTCAGTCATGTCCAACAGAGTAAAAGAAAGTACAAACCTAAGAAATCCCTGTGCATTTTCATCCAAATCGCCCTAGATGATCCATTTTATGTATCTAAAATACAGCATGTTTTATGCATCTACAAGTTAAATGAACTTTTATACTGAATGTAGAATTTTTCTGCATGAACTAATCAAACTCCAATCCTCAACAATAAATATTCTTCAACTTGTAGAAGCAACAGCAGGACTTCTCCTGCTTCAGTGTAATCAGGGATTTGTCAGTCAGGTCAACATTTAAACAATGTACTTCTCCAAATACAACAGTCATGCTTTTCTAGATTCCCCTCTTTTAAAGTGAAAGTGGCAAGTTAAAATAATCACctaaaaatgttacaatttttttttttatatttacacaaTTGCAAGACAAGTTCTGAGTTTTTTGTAAAGGTTTTCACACATTTCCTGttaaagttcaacatttttctggataaaatgttcaaagtattCTGCCCTTCttagtcattttttaagtaTTAGTTAAGGAGGCTCGATATAAATGTACTTCAGATATTCTTGCAGTGGTCAggatgaaaaaaagacaactgacCAGACAGGCAAAATagtgatggatggactgattgCTTCAAAAGCAGATGGATAAGGTCAACTTGAGAGACGTATTGATTAATTGGATGGATGTACAGCTacaattgctaaaaaaaaaaaaaattgattgaaAACAAGGATGGATCAACATAGATGATGGAAACATTTAGGTTTCCaaacctgaaaaatattttaataaacttcCAAACGTTTCCAGGCTGTGTTGgagttctgtttctttttaataatgGTTTCAATATTTACAAGTGTCAGCAGATGATGCGACAGTGAAAGTCGCCCCCCCCccaatataaataaactcaCCGTTCAAAGCGCTCTGTGGTCAGCTGCCTTTTCATCACGTCCATCTCTGTCTGCAGTTGAGACACTTTGCCACGGAGGTGGGACGCATCTCTGATGCTCTCTGCGCTTTATGCACATACGAAATAAACATTCAGcatcctgtttttattaaaaaaaaaatac
It encodes:
- the chst14 gene encoding carbohydrate sulfotransferase 14, which produces MLPRRQDHGKRRSDGVRSGSVVNFRSAGSPGSVRRSSAVLPSVLTFLVIVASGGLLLMIEKGMLNSVETPSPRGSARRLELVGETRKRGADGADVDSQILQEIRNRTIRTMCSQKNMPHSIWSLSPLQRKTVLQHILVNDEYRFLYCYVPKVACSNWKRVLKVLSGALESVDVNIKMDHRSDLLFLSSLKPEEIRYRLKHYFKFMFVREPMERLLSAYRNKFGEIESYQKKYGAEIVQRYRKGRAKDASVMGDDVTFGEFVRYLLDEDVERMNEHWMPIYNLCQPCAVSYNFIGSYEHLGRDSAYVLQRIGAPPFVNFPERQTWYKPVTTQTLHYYLCTLPQKLLRELLPKYILDFSLFAYPLPNTTTEHCRH